A window of Gammaproteobacteria bacterium genomic DNA:
GACGATGCGTTTTCCACGTTGTCCGCACAGCAGGGATTTGCCACCGCATTCCGGCGTTATGCACTGGATAACGCCGTGTTGCTGCCGGAGCAACGTGCGCCGTTGCAGAACCGCAAGGTCATTGAACAGAGCCTGCAGGCCCTGCCTGCCGGCACGCAGCTGAGCTGGACACTTCAGGGCGCGGGTGCCTCCGGTGATCTCGGCTATACGTGGGGAATCTACACGCTCACCGGTCGCGATGCAGGCGGCCAGGCCACGGCCGGGTACGGCAAATATCTTTCGGTCTGGCAACGGCAGTCCGGCGACTGGAAACTCGCGGTCATGATGCTCAACACCTCGCCCGGCCCGGCGGGTTGATTTGTCTGTGAGCGCAAAGCTGCTGCACGGGTCAGCGATGTAACCGCAGCCCGGAGTGAAGGTTCAAGCTGCGGGCTAGAGGATCGGCGCGAACAGGCGTGCCGCGCCCATGATCACGCGCCGTATCACCGGGCTGTCGGTGTATTCCTCGGACGTGATCCGCCGCGCCTGCGCAAAATCCGTTGCCAGCATCGCGGCAACCGCCGCCGCAAAATTCTGATCCACGGTCAGCAGCGTAATTTCGAAATTGAGCCGGAAGGAGCGATTGTCGAGATTGGTGCTGCCAATCGCAGCCGCTTCGTCATCTATCAATACGACTTTCTGATGCAGAAAACCGGGCTGGTAACGGTACACTCGGATGCCGGCGCGTACCGCCTCGTGGGCGTACAGGCTGGAAGCGTTGAACACGATAAAGTGATCCGCGCGGCTCGGTATCAGGATGCGTACCTCCACACCGCGTAATACCGCGAGCTTGAGCGCGGTGAATACCGCTTCATCCGGCACGAAATACGGCGTGGTGATCCACAGACGCGTGCGGGCCGAGTTGATGGCTTGCACAAAGAACAACGCGCAGGTCTCCAGTTCGTCCGCCGGGCCGCTCGGCACCACTTGGCAGTGCATGTTGGCGGCTTGTGAAGCGGGGCGCCAACGCAGGTCCGGCAACTGACCGGTGACCCAGTACCAGTCCTCCACAAAGGCGAGCTGGATCCCCGCTACTGCTGGACCCGTTACCTCGATATGCGTATCGCGCCAGGGACTGAGCGGGGGTTGCAACCCCAGATATTCGTTGCTGACGTTGTGTCCGCCGACAAACGCGTGTTCGCCGTCCACGACCACGATTTTGCGATGATTGCGGAAATTGAGCTGGTAGCGGGTGATAAGCCGGCGCCGGCGGGTGAGAAACTCCTGCGCCTGCACACCCGCGTGGCGCAGGCTGCTAACGTAGCTTGCCGGCAACGCATGGCTGCCGATGCCGTCGTACAGAAAATATACCGTCACTCCCGAGCGCACCTTGGCGATGAGCGCGTCGCGCAATTGCCGGCCGAGTTCATCATCCGCCACCACGAAAAACTGCACGATGACGTAGTGTTTAGCTGTTGCGATGGCTGCAAGGATGGCTGCAAACGTCGGTCCGCCGTTGATCAGCAGGCGCACCTCGTTGCCACGTGTGAATGGCAGTTGCGTGAGCTTGGATAAGGCCACGATGCCGCCGAGCCCGCGACCCAACAGCGCTTCGGTTTCGGAGAGTGCGCGGCCGTCCCGGCGCAAACCGTGCGCACGCTCACTGAATTGGCGGTTCCGCGTGCGCCGCGCTTCCACGTAGCCGGCAAACTTACTGCGGCCGAAGATCAGATACGGGATCAGCGCCAGATACGGCATGAAAACCAGCGATACCGCCCAGGCGACGGCGCCCTGGGAAGTGCGCGCCGTAAGCGCGGCATGCGCGGCCGCGATCAGGCCCAGGACATGAATGGCTGCGATGACGGGCCCGATCCAGACATGCCAGAAATAACTATCCATGCTCTCGGGTTCCCGCAAAAAAATGCGGACAGGGTATTGTTATTCCAGAGTCCGCAGGCGATTCAGTTGTTCCTGGAGACGGGCGAGCTCATCGTCGAGTTCGCGCACCCGCGCCTGCGT
This region includes:
- the cls gene encoding cardiolipin synthase translates to MDSYFWHVWIGPVIAAIHVLGLIAAAHAALTARTSQGAVAWAVSLVFMPYLALIPYLIFGRSKFAGYVEARRTRNRQFSERAHGLRRDGRALSETEALLGRGLGGIVALSKLTQLPFTRGNEVRLLINGGPTFAAILAAIATAKHYVIVQFFVVADDELGRQLRDALIAKVRSGVTVYFLYDGIGSHALPASYVSSLRHAGVQAQEFLTRRRRLITRYQLNFRNHRKIVVVDGEHAFVGGHNVSNEYLGLQPPLSPWRDTHIEVTGPAVAGIQLAFVEDWYWVTGQLPDLRWRPASQAANMHCQVVPSGPADELETCALFFVQAINSARTRLWITTPYFVPDEAVFTALKLAVLRGVEVRILIPSRADHFIVFNASSLYAHEAVRAGIRVYRYQPGFLHQKVVLIDDEAAAIGSTNLDNRSFRLNFEITLLTVDQNFAAAVAAMLATDFAQARRITSEEYTDSPVIRRVIMGAARLFAPIL
- a CDS encoding nuclear transport factor 2 family protein is translated as MNTLRAAGVGVVACLLLAACGNGGVAAATQALARTDDAFSTLSAQQGFATAFRRYALDNAVLLPEQRAPLQNRKVIEQSLQALPAGTQLSWTLQGAGASGDLGYTWGIYTLTGRDAGGQATAGYGKYLSVWQRQSGDWKLAVMMLNTSPGPAG